The following proteins are encoded in a genomic region of Herminiimonas arsenicoxydans:
- a CDS encoding Cytochrome c (Evidence 2a : Function of homologous gene experimentally demonstrated in an other organism; PubMedId : 4342602, 4363050; Product type c : carrier): MRAFAGLILAACMASAATTASAAPDKGAALATQVKAGEAIYARCLACHALAYDRTGPRHCGLFGRRAGSVKGFNYSDAMKHSNIVWNEKTLNLFLSNPTKTVPGTTMTYAGVTSQKERSDLISYLKQANTSPECKK, translated from the coding sequence ATGCGTGCATTTGCCGGTTTGATTCTGGCTGCCTGCATGGCATCGGCAGCAACAACTGCCAGTGCCGCACCCGATAAGGGTGCGGCACTGGCGACGCAAGTCAAGGCTGGCGAAGCGATTTATGCGCGCTGTCTGGCATGCCATGCCCTTGCTTACGATCGCACCGGCCCGCGGCATTGCGGCTTGTTCGGACGCCGTGCCGGTAGCGTGAAGGGTTTCAATTATTCGGATGCGATGAAACATTCAAATATCGTCTGGAATGAAAAGACGCTGAATCTGTTTCTCAGCAACCCGACCAAAACGGTGCCGGGAACCACGATGACGTATGCCGGAGTTACAAGTCAAAAAGAACGCAGTGATCTGATCTCTTACCTGAAACAGGCCAACACATCGCCTGAATGCAAAAAATGA
- a CDS encoding hypothetical protein (Evidence 5 : No homology to any previously reported sequences) → MVFGEGMGRIGLYIVLKSEKMLGEFLNAEIFGNEATRTRVVTVTDYSRHFGKNMIA, encoded by the coding sequence CTGGTGTTCGGCGAGGGCATGGGCAGGATTGGACTTTATATCGTGCTAAAAAGCGAAAAAATGCTGGGCGAGTTTTTAAACGCAGAAATATTTGGCAATGAAGCGACGAGAACACGCGTGGTTACCGTAACAGATTATAGTCGCCACTTTGGTAAGAACATGATCGCTTGA
- a CDS encoding conserved hypothetical protein; putative DTW domain (Evidence 4 : Homologs of previously reported genes of unknown function) yields MPSPNTSKRLYCARCLRPQRTCICQWVTPLEHDVEVLFLQHPLEVGNAKNTARLLHMSLPHSRLVVGETFSEQELQALLRAPFDSADEVHAQGKTVCPLLLYPENAEEQALISPLTVAQITAETRIRLIVIDGTWRKSRKMLHLNPLLQQLPRLPLRDPPPSHYRIRKAHKADQLSSFEATCYALMHLEENTEKYKPLLAAFDGFVTQQQAHIGMQADMRERE; encoded by the coding sequence ATGCCCTCGCCGAACACCAGCAAACGCCTCTACTGCGCACGATGCCTGCGTCCGCAGCGCACCTGCATCTGTCAGTGGGTCACCCCGCTTGAGCACGATGTCGAAGTGCTGTTTCTGCAGCATCCGCTGGAAGTTGGCAACGCAAAAAATACAGCACGTCTGCTGCACATGAGTTTGCCGCACAGCCGTCTCGTCGTTGGCGAAACATTTTCCGAACAGGAACTGCAGGCATTGCTGCGTGCGCCTTTCGATTCGGCAGACGAGGTACATGCACAGGGAAAAACTGTATGCCCTCTTCTGCTCTATCCCGAAAACGCTGAAGAACAAGCGCTCATCTCGCCGCTCACCGTCGCACAGATAACAGCGGAAACGCGCATCCGTCTGATCGTAATCGATGGTACCTGGCGCAAGAGCCGCAAGATGCTGCATCTCAATCCGCTGCTGCAACAGTTGCCGCGTCTGCCTCTGCGCGATCCGCCGCCTTCGCATTACCGGATACGCAAGGCGCACAAGGCAGATCAGCTTTCCTCATTCGAGGCGACTTGTTACGCCTTGATGCACCTGGAAGAAAATACTGAAAAATATAAACCGCTGCTGGCAGCATTCGACGGTTTTGTCACGCAACAGCAAGCGCATATCGGCATGCAGGCGGATATGCGAGAACGTGAATGA
- the folE gene encoding GTP cyclohydrolase I (GTP-CH-I) (Evidence 2b : Function of strongly homologous gene; Product type e : enzyme) produces MSAHAGSAVVSEMEANDFSEHDWRRLLIHLGENPNRQGLQETPKRVQKAWQQWTAGYAQDPAEILKVFSDGAEQYKELIIVRGIPVYSHCEHHLAPFFGTATIGYTPNGKIVGLSKLTRLVDCYARRLQVQERLTIQIAETLMEHVQPLSVGVVIRCRHMCMESRGIQTQGEETVTSALLGEMRSNPALRSEFLTLTREKD; encoded by the coding sequence ATGTCTGCACACGCAGGCAGCGCAGTTGTGAGTGAAATGGAAGCCAATGATTTTTCAGAGCATGACTGGCGTCGGCTGCTGATTCATCTCGGTGAAAATCCGAATCGCCAGGGCTTGCAGGAAACGCCGAAACGCGTGCAGAAAGCATGGCAGCAATGGACTGCCGGCTATGCACAAGATCCGGCCGAAATCTTGAAAGTCTTTTCAGACGGTGCCGAACAGTACAAGGAGTTGATCATCGTGCGGGGTATTCCCGTGTACAGCCACTGTGAACACCATCTTGCGCCCTTCTTCGGTACCGCCACCATAGGCTATACGCCGAATGGAAAAATCGTCGGTCTTTCCAAGCTGACGCGCCTGGTCGATTGCTACGCACGGCGCTTGCAGGTGCAGGAACGTCTAACCATACAGATAGCAGAAACACTGATGGAACATGTGCAACCCCTGTCGGTTGGCGTCGTCATTCGATGCCGTCACATGTGCATGGAAAGTCGCGGCATCCAGACGCAGGGCGAGGAGACCGTAACCTCGGCGCTACTGGGTGAAATGCGCAGCAATCCTGCACTCAGAAGCGAATTCCTGACGCTGACGCGCGAGAAGGATTGA
- a CDS encoding conserved hypothetical protein (Evidence 4 : Homologs of previously reported genes of unknown function) — translation MTISLYAASVPVLKQMLNSVSDLLKKTEEHAAAKNIDPNAYLQARLYPDMFPLIRQVQIAGDFARGVSARLAGLDVPKVDDSLATTFADLRAMLAETITFLDSIKPAQIDGQEARDIVLRPGTPKERKFNGQDYLLHFGLPQFFFHVTTTYAILRHNGIEIGKRDYMGSY, via the coding sequence ATGACCATTTCTCTCTACGCCGCCTCCGTTCCTGTACTCAAGCAAATGCTCAATAGCGTGAGCGACCTGCTCAAGAAAACCGAAGAGCATGCTGCGGCAAAGAACATCGACCCTAATGCCTACCTGCAGGCGCGCTTGTACCCGGACATGTTTCCTTTGATACGCCAGGTACAGATTGCCGGCGACTTTGCACGCGGCGTATCCGCGCGCCTGGCCGGTCTCGACGTACCCAAGGTCGACGACAGCCTGGCCACCACCTTTGCCGATCTGCGCGCCATGCTGGCGGAAACGATCACCTTTCTCGACAGCATCAAACCGGCACAAATCGACGGTCAGGAGGCGCGCGACATCGTTCTGCGTCCAGGAACCCCTAAAGAAAGAAAATTTAACGGCCAGGATTATTTGCTGCACTTCGGCTTACCGCAATTCTTCTTCCACGTCACCACGACTTACGCCATCCTGCGCCACAACGGCATTGAAATCGGCAAGCGCGATTACATGGGTAGCTACTGA
- a CDS encoding hypothetical protein (Evidence 5 : No homology to any previously reported sequences) gives MSTRKMFADMDAESRYFYEKIIKTAMLNLYAVEHQLFDTRLCDSDDPLIMLKWQEVEPLILDAIQNQVDPDAAQ, from the coding sequence ATGAGCACCAGAAAAATGTTTGCCGACATGGATGCGGAAAGCCGATATTTTTATGAAAAAATCATCAAGACTGCGATGCTCAATTTATATGCTGTGGAACATCAATTATTTGATACCCGCCTTTGCGATTCGGACGATCCGCTGATCATGCTCAAGTGGCAGGAAGTCGAACCCTTGATCCTGGATGCAATTCAAAATCAGGTCGATCCCGACGCAGCTCAATGA
- a CDS encoding putative RNA polymerase sigma factor (Evidence 3 : Function proposed based on presence of conserved amino acid motif, structural feature or limited homology; Product type pf : putative factor), translated as MQTSAKEENPGAWSDIEIAQRIARGDQSAFEFMMRRHNRPLYRTARSILKDDAEAEDVLQEAYLLAYRNIEKFRGESALSTWLTRIVINEAIGRSRKSRRRAEIIRLDSDNTSPLEYEVAEVNMNEATTEQPESAALRAEARRMLERQIDALPDVFRTVFVLRALEEMSVEEVSRCLDVPEATVRSRFFRARGMLREALAREIDFVYEEAFSFDGARCDRIVAGALDRVKN; from the coding sequence ATGCAAACATCCGCAAAAGAAGAAAACCCCGGTGCATGGTCTGACATTGAGATTGCGCAACGCATAGCGCGCGGCGATCAGTCTGCATTCGAGTTCATGATGCGACGACATAACCGTCCTTTGTACCGCACCGCGCGCAGCATACTGAAAGACGATGCCGAGGCCGAAGATGTCTTGCAGGAAGCCTATTTGCTGGCGTATCGGAATATAGAAAAATTTCGCGGCGAATCGGCTCTATCCACATGGCTGACACGCATCGTCATCAATGAAGCCATTGGCCGCTCACGCAAAAGCAGGCGCAGAGCGGAAATCATTCGCCTCGATAGCGATAACACATCGCCGCTGGAATATGAAGTGGCGGAGGTCAACATGAATGAAGCCACAACGGAGCAACCTGAAAGCGCCGCCTTGCGGGCGGAAGCACGTCGCATGCTGGAGCGCCAAATCGACGCCCTGCCTGACGTGTTTCGCACGGTTTTCGTGTTGCGCGCACTAGAAGAGATGAGCGTGGAAGAAGTTTCGCGTTGCCTCGACGTTCCGGAAGCAACGGTGCGCAGCCGTTTCTTCCGTGCACGCGGCATGTTGCGCGAAGCACTGGCCAGGGAGATCGATTTCGTCTACGAAGAGGCTTTTTCCTTCGATGGCGCGCGTTGCGATCGCATCGTGGCCGGCGCACTCGATCGCGTCAAGAATTAA
- a CDS encoding Conserved hypothetical protein, putative exported protein (Evidence 4 : Homologs of previously reported genes of unknown function), which yields MSFLIQPDDFTMQGTRRSFLSKSGLLLSGAAVALLAGQDALAAKKGGASTHADVNILNTALGAELEAIAAYQLGAESGLLQKPVLDLALTFQGHHKEHADILAKTIAKLGGKAVNAKEKYTFPVDKLKSQTDVLRFAATLEKGAVSAYLGAVPLFGNRELAQAAASILGDEAMHWAILRNALGEVPVPSAFMS from the coding sequence ATGTCCTTTTTAATTCAACCCGATGATTTCACAATGCAAGGCACACGCCGTTCCTTCCTGAGCAAATCCGGACTGCTTCTGTCCGGTGCTGCAGTGGCACTTCTTGCAGGACAAGATGCGCTAGCCGCGAAAAAGGGAGGAGCCTCAACCCACGCCGATGTCAACATACTCAACACTGCACTGGGAGCAGAGCTGGAAGCAATTGCCGCCTATCAGCTGGGCGCTGAAAGCGGCTTGCTGCAAAAACCCGTACTCGATCTGGCGCTGACTTTTCAGGGACACCATAAGGAGCATGCGGACATTCTTGCCAAGACCATTGCAAAACTCGGCGGCAAGGCGGTCAATGCCAAAGAAAAATATACTTTTCCTGTGGACAAACTGAAATCGCAAACCGATGTGTTGCGTTTTGCCGCCACGCTGGAAAAAGGCGCCGTCAGCGCCTATCTGGGAGCAGTCCCGCTGTTCGGCAATCGTGAACTGGCGCAAGCGGCCGCCAGCATCCTCGGCGATGAGGCCATGCACTGGGCAATTCTGCGCAATGCGCTGGGCGAAGTGCCGGTACCTTCGGCTTTCATGTCCTGA